A region from the Candidatus Electrothrix scaldis genome encodes:
- the phnD gene encoding phosphate/phosphite/phosphonate ABC transporter substrate-binding protein, whose product MKRHQMLWGLLWLFFLLIDFGLAQAKEAKKEALIIGTAPYYYRDKLRQGFMPLIQYLSDELGRDVELVITRSYEELVNKMKDESFDVGFLSSVLYVQLKRESPKLKYLATAQFTEEGKNTSYYFSWIIARKSSEIRKVKHLRGKSFAFTNKLSSSGYVYPKGYFNWSNFIIEDFFSRIVFAGTHERVTDMVAEGEVETGVSYDANIWSAEERYGRVFRRIKRIGPILNPSFVANRQVDGALCQQLATALENMPPEVQSKDLVYAGFRHLSESNFTIVEDFLKTVDAPNGTKNKKGKMSKRKKSE is encoded by the coding sequence ATGAAGAGACATCAGATGCTTTGGGGGCTGCTCTGGCTGTTTTTCCTCCTTATCGATTTTGGGCTTGCCCAGGCAAAGGAAGCAAAAAAAGAAGCCTTAATAATCGGCACCGCTCCATACTATTACCGGGATAAGCTCAGGCAGGGATTTATGCCTTTGATACAATATCTTTCTGATGAACTCGGCAGGGATGTTGAGCTGGTTATTACCAGGAGCTACGAAGAACTCGTCAATAAAATGAAGGATGAGAGTTTTGATGTCGGCTTTCTCAGTTCGGTGCTCTATGTCCAGTTGAAACGAGAGAGCCCTAAGTTGAAGTATTTGGCGACGGCCCAATTTACGGAAGAGGGAAAAAACACCTCTTATTATTTCAGTTGGATTATAGCTCGGAAAAGTTCGGAAATAAGAAAGGTTAAGCATCTGCGGGGGAAGAGCTTTGCCTTTACAAATAAGCTGTCATCTTCGGGATATGTTTATCCCAAGGGATATTTCAACTGGAGTAATTTTATTATTGAGGACTTTTTTTCCCGGATTGTCTTTGCCGGTACCCATGAAAGGGTCACAGATATGGTAGCTGAGGGAGAGGTGGAAACAGGGGTCAGCTATGATGCGAATATCTGGAGTGCCGAGGAGCGATACGGGAGAGTCTTTCGGCGCATCAAGAGAATCGGCCCGATACTGAACCCAAGTTTTGTGGCCAATCGTCAGGTTGATGGAGCCTTATGCCAGCAGCTTGCTACGGCTTTGGAAAATATGCCCCCAGAGGTGCAGAGTAAGGACTTAGTCTATGCAGGGTTTCGGCACCTCTCAGAGTCAAATTTTACCATTGTTGAAGATTTTCTGAAAACCGTCGATGCGCCGAACGGGACCAAAAATAAGAAAGGCAAAATGAGTAAAAGAAAAAAGAGCGAATAA
- a CDS encoding M48 family metalloprotease has product MIYNNLIYFLAVIFVVSTATAPEQPGVAPWIGLPLFGLLLAAFSFFVRRLFSTPQYLSSKRYFAAEKKASILATLLFIASFFVFDLKYYTRYLSVNNTLSTLSNLGGVLIFLCFLVLIWLQALPSYRRLFSSSVTPRDFVLNNISLNLTIILPWLVLSFVLDVLKSSSLQWLGSWLNGAWGDLFVFLLLLVFLALLFPPVVHRLWRCTPMEPGPLRSAIERFFRRQNFSSQILYWPLFEGKMVTAGVMGIIPRFRYLLLTPALLDALDQDELEAVLAHEIGHVKRYHLVLYIFLFLGFSLLAEAMAEPLRLLLLNNDLFYRVLMWSHIPGEKLLTFFEAILLFSLMLLYFRFLFGYFIRNFERQADLYVFKAQQTAFPLIRSFEKIAAMSGNIRDKKNWHHFGIGERIDFLEKCERQPKYIRLHDWKVYSCLVLYFFLMGVTSWTLHHLDTEKLYDSSQDHYVKVILEEKLREEPKNSRWLQLFGDLMVKKGKESAAIQAYEKALRMPPVSPDLANNIAWLLLTAEDSSMRDPVRALDLANSAARFSEQGYILDTLATALWANGRLEEAIATEEKAAQLDPENLTYYKSRIEKFQKESWR; this is encoded by the coding sequence ATGATCTATAATAATTTAATATATTTTTTGGCAGTGATTTTTGTTGTCTCCACTGCCACAGCGCCAGAGCAACCAGGAGTGGCGCCCTGGATCGGTTTGCCCCTCTTTGGCCTGCTTTTAGCAGCCTTTTCTTTTTTTGTCAGGAGGTTATTCTCCACCCCGCAGTACCTCAGCTCCAAAAGATATTTTGCTGCGGAAAAAAAGGCATCTATCCTGGCAACACTTCTTTTTATTGCATCTTTCTTTGTCTTTGATCTGAAGTACTATACCCGGTACCTCTCCGTTAATAATACCCTGTCGACCTTGTCGAACCTTGGCGGGGTGCTGATTTTTCTCTGCTTCTTGGTGCTGATATGGCTTCAGGCTCTGCCAAGTTATCGGCGTCTTTTCAGTAGCTCAGTGACCCCGCGCGATTTTGTCCTCAATAATATCAGCCTGAACCTGACCATCATTCTTCCTTGGCTGGTCCTGTCTTTTGTTCTTGATGTGCTGAAGAGCAGTTCTCTGCAATGGCTTGGGAGCTGGCTGAATGGGGCTTGGGGAGATCTTTTTGTTTTTTTGCTCCTGCTCGTGTTTCTGGCCCTGCTTTTTCCGCCGGTTGTACATCGTCTCTGGCGATGTACTCCTATGGAACCCGGTCCCCTTCGTTCTGCTATTGAGCGTTTTTTTCGTCGGCAGAATTTTTCTTCTCAAATTCTCTATTGGCCCTTATTTGAGGGGAAAATGGTGACTGCCGGGGTCATGGGGATTATCCCCAGATTCAGGTACCTCCTGTTGACCCCGGCCCTGCTGGATGCTCTGGATCAGGATGAGCTGGAGGCGGTTCTTGCCCATGAGATAGGTCATGTGAAGAGATATCATCTGGTCCTGTATATTTTTCTTTTTCTCGGCTTCAGTTTGCTGGCAGAAGCAATGGCGGAACCGCTCCGTCTTCTCTTGCTTAATAACGATCTGTTTTATCGGGTGTTGATGTGGAGCCATATCCCAGGGGAAAAATTGCTGACTTTTTTTGAGGCAATACTCCTCTTTTCCCTGATGCTGCTGTATTTTCGTTTCCTCTTTGGCTATTTTATCAGGAATTTTGAGCGGCAGGCTGATCTCTATGTCTTCAAGGCGCAACAGACTGCTTTCCCCTTGATCCGCTCTTTTGAAAAGATTGCGGCCATGAGCGGTAATATTCGCGACAAGAAGAACTGGCACCATTTTGGGATTGGCGAGCGGATTGACTTTTTAGAAAAGTGTGAGCGGCAGCCCAAATATATTCGTTTGCATGACTGGAAGGTCTATAGCTGTCTTGTACTTTATTTCTTCCTGATGGGTGTGACCTCCTGGACCCTGCATCATCTGGACACGGAAAAGCTCTATGACAGTTCACAGGATCATTATGTCAAAGTCATCCTTGAGGAAAAATTACGAGAGGAACCGAAAAACAGTCGTTGGCTTCAGTTGTTCGGTGATCTGATGGTGAAAAAAGGCAAGGAGTCTGCGGCCATTCAGGCCTATGAGAAGGCCTTGCGTATGCCGCCTGTTTCTCCTGATCTTGCCAATAATATAGCCTGGTTGCTTCTGACAGCAGAAGACAGTAGCATGCGTGATCCGGTCCGTGCCCTGGATTTAGCCAACTCAGCTGCTCGTTTTTCTGAACAAGGCTATATACTTGATACCCTGGCCACGGCGCTCTGGGCGAATGGAAGGCTGGAAGAAGCTATTGCCACCGAGGAAAAGGCGGCGCAGCTGGACCCGGAAAATCTCACGTATTATAAATCCAGAATAGAAAAATTTCAGAAAGAGTCCTGGAGGTAG